A window from Streptomyces sp. NBC_00335 encodes these proteins:
- a CDS encoding roadblock/LC7 domain-containing protein, translating to MSQAAQNLNWLITNFVDNTPGVSHTVVVSADGLLLAMSEGFPRDRADQLAAVASGLTSLTAGASRIFEGGAVNQTVVEMDRGFLFLMSVSDGSSLAVLAHPECDIGLVGYEMALLVDRAGSVLTPDLRAELQGGLLN from the coding sequence ATGAGCCAGGCGGCACAGAACCTGAACTGGTTGATCACGAACTTCGTGGACAACACCCCAGGGGTGTCTCACACGGTGGTGGTCTCCGCCGACGGCCTCCTTCTGGCAATGTCCGAAGGCTTCCCCCGCGACCGGGCCGACCAGCTCGCCGCGGTGGCCTCCGGGCTGACCTCCCTCACCGCGGGTGCCTCGCGCATCTTCGAGGGTGGCGCCGTCAACCAGACGGTGGTGGAGATGGACCGCGGATTCCTCTTCCTGATGTCCGTCTCCGACGGATCCTCGCTCGCGGTGCTCGCTCACCCCGAGTGCGACATCGGCCTCGTGGGGTACGAGATGGCCCTCCTCGTGGACCGCGCCGGCAGTGTCCTCACCCCGGACCTGCGCGCGGAACTGCAGGGCGGACTTCTCAACTAG
- a CDS encoding DUF742 domain-containing protein: MTTPGGHPYGGSQQPQGGHDQNRFNFPSAPSNRPSPEHDPASGQPYQRQPYPQQQQPQYGQPQQQPGQSSYRSPQQPPRGGRPQAPQAHNPLVRPYAMTGGRTRPRYQLAIEALVSTTADPARLQGQLPEHQRICLLCQEIKSVAEISALLSIPLGVARILVADLAEAGLVAIHQPGGDESAGGQPDVTLLERVLSGLRKL; encoded by the coding sequence GTGACAACACCCGGAGGACATCCCTATGGCGGCTCGCAGCAGCCGCAGGGTGGGCACGACCAGAACCGCTTCAACTTTCCTTCCGCTCCCAGCAACCGGCCCTCGCCGGAGCACGACCCGGCCTCCGGGCAGCCGTACCAGCGGCAGCCCTACCCGCAGCAGCAGCAGCCGCAGTACGGCCAGCCGCAGCAGCAGCCCGGCCAGTCGTCCTACCGGTCCCCGCAGCAGCCTCCGCGCGGCGGGCGCCCGCAGGCTCCGCAGGCGCACAACCCGCTGGTGCGCCCGTACGCCATGACCGGCGGCCGGACCAGGCCGCGCTACCAGCTCGCCATCGAGGCACTGGTCAGCACCACGGCCGATCCCGCGCGTCTGCAAGGGCAGTTGCCCGAGCACCAGCGCATCTGCCTCCTGTGCCAGGAGATCAAATCCGTCGCGGAGATCTCGGCACTTCTCTCCATTCCTCTTGGCGTAGCCCGGATCCTCGTCGCCGACCTGGCAGAGGCCGGCCTCGTAGCCATCCACCAGCCCGGCGGCGACGAGTCCGCCGGCGGCCAGCCAGATGTGACACTGCTCGAAAGGGTGCTCAGTGGACTTCGCAAGCTCTAA
- a CDS encoding GTP-binding protein translates to MDFASSNGGAAPARSTTSAKIVVAGGFGVGKTTFVGAVSEINPLRTEAVMTSASAGIDDLTHTGDKTTTTVAMDFGRITLDQDLILYLFGTPGQDRFWFMWDDLVRGAIGAVVLVDTRRLADCFPAVDYFENSGLPFVIALNGFDGHQPYTPEEVREALQIGPDAPIITTDARHRADAKSALITLVEHALMARLR, encoded by the coding sequence GTGGACTTCGCAAGCTCTAACGGCGGAGCGGCTCCTGCTCGCTCCACCACCTCCGCGAAGATCGTGGTGGCGGGTGGCTTCGGCGTGGGCAAGACCACGTTCGTCGGCGCCGTCTCCGAGATCAACCCCCTGCGCACCGAGGCCGTCATGACGAGCGCCTCCGCCGGCATCGACGACCTGACCCACACCGGGGACAAGACGACCACCACGGTCGCCATGGACTTCGGCCGCATCACCCTGGACCAGGACCTGATCCTGTACCTCTTCGGTACCCCCGGTCAGGACCGCTTCTGGTTCATGTGGGACGACCTCGTGCGCGGCGCCATCGGCGCCGTGGTCCTCGTCGACACCCGCCGTCTCGCCGACTGCTTCCCCGCCGTCGACTACTTCGAGAACAGCGGCCTGCCCTTCGTCATCGCCCTCAACGGCTTCGACGGGCACCAGCCCTACACCCCGGAGGAAGTCCGCGAGGCCCTGCAGATCGGCCCGGACGCCCCCATCATCACCACCGACGCCCGCCACCGGGCCGACGCCAAGAGCGCGCTCATCACCCTGGTCGAGCACGCCCTCATGGCCCGCCTGCGGTAG
- a CDS encoding acyl-CoA carboxylase subunit epsilon: protein MSDATGTLLKVEKGNAEPEELAAITAILLARAAAAPEETSAAAASSQAGWRRLERTPGFRGPRSWQG, encoded by the coding sequence ATGAGCGACGCCACCGGCACACTGCTGAAGGTAGAAAAGGGCAACGCCGAGCCCGAGGAGCTGGCCGCGATCACCGCGATCCTGCTCGCCCGCGCCGCGGCCGCCCCCGAGGAGACCTCGGCCGCCGCCGCCAGCTCCCAGGCCGGCTGGCGCCGCCTGGAGCGCACCCCCGGCTTCCGCGGCCCGCGCAGCTGGCAGGGCTAG
- a CDS encoding acyl-CoA carboxylase subunit beta, translating into MTVVDQIPSEPTDARGRVAELHDLREQARRGPSDRATEAQHAKGKLTARERIALLLDEGSFKEVEQLRRHRATGFGLEAKKPYTDGVITGWGTVEGRTVFVYAHDFRIFGGALGEAHAQKIHKIMDMAIAAGAPLVSLNDGAGARIQEGVSALAGYGGIFQRNTRASGVIPQISVMLGPCAGGAAYSPALTDFVFMVRETSQMFITGPDVVRAVTGEEITQNGLGGADVHAETSGVAHFAYDDEETCISEVRYLITMLPSNNRENPPVHETSDPADRRSDVLLDLVPADGNRPYDMLKVIEELVDEGDVLEIHERWARNIICALARMDGQVVGIVANQPGHLAGVLDIHASEKAARFVQLCDAFNIPIITLLDVPGFLPGVDQEHGGIIRHGAKLLYAYCNATVPRISLILRKAYGGAYIVMDSQSIGADLTYAWPTNEIAVMGAEGAANVIFRKQIADAEDPEAMRARMVKEYKSELMHPYYAAERGLVDDVIDPAETREVLVAALAMLRNKHADLPSRKHGNPPQ; encoded by the coding sequence GATCGCGTTGCTGCTCGACGAAGGTTCCTTCAAGGAGGTCGAGCAGCTGCGCCGCCACCGGGCGACGGGGTTCGGCCTGGAGGCCAAGAAGCCCTACACCGACGGTGTCATCACCGGCTGGGGCACGGTCGAGGGCCGTACGGTCTTCGTCTACGCACACGACTTCCGGATCTTCGGCGGCGCCCTGGGCGAGGCCCACGCCCAGAAGATCCACAAGATCATGGACATGGCCATCGCGGCCGGTGCCCCGCTGGTCTCCCTCAACGACGGCGCCGGCGCCCGCATCCAGGAGGGCGTCTCCGCGCTCGCCGGCTACGGCGGCATCTTCCAGCGCAACACCAGGGCCTCGGGCGTCATCCCGCAGATCTCGGTGATGCTGGGCCCCTGCGCCGGCGGCGCGGCCTACTCCCCGGCGCTGACGGACTTCGTGTTCATGGTCCGGGAGACCTCGCAGATGTTCATCACCGGCCCGGACGTGGTCCGCGCGGTGACCGGCGAGGAGATCACCCAGAACGGCCTCGGCGGCGCGGACGTGCACGCCGAGACCTCGGGCGTCGCGCACTTCGCGTACGACGACGAGGAGACCTGCATCTCCGAGGTCCGCTACCTCATCACGATGCTGCCCTCCAACAACCGCGAGAACCCCCCGGTCCACGAGACCAGCGACCCGGCCGACCGCCGGTCCGACGTCCTGCTGGACCTGGTGCCCGCCGACGGCAACCGCCCGTACGACATGCTCAAGGTCATCGAGGAGCTCGTCGACGAGGGCGACGTCCTGGAGATCCACGAGCGCTGGGCCCGCAACATCATCTGCGCGCTCGCGCGGATGGACGGCCAGGTCGTCGGAATCGTCGCCAACCAGCCCGGCCACCTCGCCGGCGTCCTGGACATCCACGCCTCCGAGAAGGCGGCGCGCTTCGTCCAGCTCTGCGACGCCTTCAACATCCCGATCATCACCCTCCTGGACGTCCCCGGCTTCCTGCCGGGCGTCGACCAGGAGCACGGCGGCATCATCCGCCACGGCGCCAAGCTGCTGTACGCGTACTGCAACGCGACCGTGCCGCGGATCTCGCTGATCCTGCGCAAGGCCTACGGCGGTGCGTACATCGTCATGGACTCCCAGTCCATCGGCGCCGACCTCACCTACGCCTGGCCGACCAACGAGATCGCCGTAATGGGCGCCGAGGGCGCCGCCAACGTCATCTTCCGCAAGCAGATCGCGGACGCCGAAGACCCCGAGGCCATGCGTGCGCGCATGGTCAAGGAGTACAAGTCCGAGCTGATGCACCCTTACTACGCGGCCGAGCGAGGCCTCGTCGACGACGTCATCGACCCCGCGGAAACCCGCGAGGTCCTCGTCGCCGCACTCGCGATGCTCCGCAACAAGCACGCCGACCTGCCGTCGCGCAAGCACGGCAACCCGCCCCAGTAG